Below is a window of Streptomyces sp. ITFR-16 DNA.
GCCGGGACTTCGCCGGGTCCCACTTCACCGTCGAGCCGATGCCCTTGACCGGGTAGGCGACATTGCCCAGCGGGACCGAGGTGAACTCGGACGAGGCGGCGGAGAAGCCGCGCATCGCCTGGCCGATGTCGAGCATCTGCTCCGTACCGAAGCCCCTGTCGGCCCGGACCGACTTCAGCATCGTCGAGGCGACCTCGCGGAACTTCACCGGGTTGAGCAGTACCCCGCTGCTCGTGGCCTGCTTGATCAGCGAGGCCATGAACTTCTGCTGGCGCTGCATCCGGCCGAGGTCGGCGGCCCCGTCGATGTGCCGGGAGCGTACGTACTGCAGGGCCTGGCCGCCGTCCAGGGTGTGGGTGCCGGCCGCGAGGTCGAGGCCCGTGTAGGAGTCCTTCATCGGGCGGGCGGTGCAGATCTTCACCCCGCCCAGGGTGTCCACCGTCGTCATGAAGCTGGTGAAGTCGACCTCCAGATAGTGGTCGACCTTGACGCCCGTCATGTGCTCGACCGTCTGCACGGTCAGGTTCGGGCCGCCCTCGGCGTAGGCCGCGTTCAGCTTCACCGGGTGGGCCGCGTGCTCCTTGCCCGTGTTGCGGTCCCGGTGCGCGGGGATCTCGGCGTAGCTGTCGCGCGGCAGACTGACGACGCTGGCCCGCTGCCGGTCCGCCGACAGGTGCACCAGCATGATCGTGTCGGTGCAGTGGCAGGGCGCGCCGCCCAGCCGGTACTTCGCCTTCTCCTCCTTGGTGATCTTGTCCCGGCCGTCGGTGCCGACCAGCAGGAGGTTCATGCCGTGGCCGCCCGCGGGGCGGTTCTTCATGTCCTTGAAGGGGTCGATCCGGTCGATCCCGGTCTCCAGATTGGTCACCACGGCATGGCCGATCCCGCCGGCGCCGAGGACCAGCACGGAGAGCCCGGTCGCCACCCGCATGCCCCAGCGGGGCCGCTCGTCCTGCTTT
It encodes the following:
- a CDS encoding LCP family protein, which encodes MRVATGLSVLVLGAGGIGHAVVTNLETGIDRIDPFKDMKNRPAGGHGMNLLLVGTDGRDKITKEEKAKYRLGGAPCHCTDTIMLVHLSADRQRASVVSLPRDSYAEIPAHRDRNTGKEHAAHPVKLNAAYAEGGPNLTVQTVEHMTGVKVDHYLEVDFTSFMTTVDTLGGVKICTARPMKDSYTGLDLAAGTHTLDGGQALQYVRSRHIDGAADLGRMQRQQKFMASLIKQATSSGVLLNPVKFREVASTMLKSVRADRGFGTEQMLDIGQAMRGFSAASSEFTSVPLGNVAYPVKGIGSTVKWDPAKSRQLFDALREDKPLTVARPEQAPAAKVDVPPKQIRVQVYNGTEKDGLGSTVDAALHATGFDTTRAPLTAKERDLKHTLVTYDPRWDRSAKSLAAALPGAELRAVKGQGATMKVTAGADYRTVERVRAEEPDPGRFGAVKGDEVVCP